Proteins from a genomic interval of Staphylococcus debuckii:
- the rarD gene encoding EamA family transporter RarD, with product MNQEFKRGVIYSLIAYILWGTLPIYWSLLNDIGPFEILAYRIILSMIFMVVLIIAIGKYSQFVNSIKLLTMKQLIALTAAGYIITINWGTFIWAVNNNHVLQSSLGYYINPLVSIVLAMIFLKERFNKMEWLAIILAVIGVLYMTIRIGEFPIVSILLALSFGFYGLLKKIVPIDALSSITYECIVTTPAAIIYIIYLWTTHQSSVGFNMPTLWLVFSGAITAIPLISFSAGARRIPLSLMGFIQYIGPTLMFILGIFVYKEPFNTNQLITFIFIWAGIIIYCISRYIQMKKDKNPAV from the coding sequence TTGAATCAAGAATTTAAGCGTGGGGTAATTTATTCCTTAATCGCCTACATTTTATGGGGAACTCTTCCTATTTACTGGTCATTACTCAATGATATTGGTCCATTTGAGATTCTTGCTTATAGAATCATCTTATCTATGATATTTATGGTCGTTTTAATCATTGCCATAGGTAAATACTCTCAATTTGTAAATAGCATTAAATTATTAACAATGAAACAACTGATAGCTCTGACGGCAGCAGGTTATATTATTACGATTAATTGGGGGACTTTTATTTGGGCTGTCAATAATAATCATGTATTACAATCCAGTTTAGGCTACTATATTAATCCTTTAGTCAGCATCGTCTTGGCCATGATCTTTTTAAAAGAACGTTTTAATAAAATGGAATGGTTGGCTATCATACTTGCTGTTATCGGCGTATTATATATGACTATCCGAATCGGGGAGTTTCCAATCGTATCAATACTATTGGCATTATCCTTTGGATTCTATGGACTATTGAAAAAAATAGTACCTATAGACGCGCTCAGCAGTATTACTTACGAATGTATCGTGACTACACCTGCTGCGATAATATATATCATTTATCTTTGGACAACGCATCAATCATCAGTCGGATTCAATATGCCGACATTATGGTTAGTGTTCTCAGGCGCCATCACAGCTATACCGCTTATCAGCTTCTCAGCAGGCGCACGTAGAATACCATTATCTTTAATGGGATTCATTCAATATATAGGCCCGACATTAATGTTTATACTCGGTATCTTCGTCTACAAAGAACCATTTAATACCAACCAATTAATTACCTTTATCTTTATTTGGGCAGGTATTATCATTTATTGTATTTCTAGATATATTCAAATGAAAAAAGATAAAAATCCAGCGGTATAA
- a CDS encoding THUMP domain-containing class I SAM-dependent RNA methyltransferase produces the protein MYQLLAVCPMGLESVVSKEVNELGYDTEVENGRIFYEGDETAIAKSNLWLRTSDRVRLVMGRFKATEFDSLFEQTKSIPWETIIPVDGNFPVQGRSVKSTLHSVPDVQAIVKKAIVERLKDAYSHKGWLDETGAKYPVEVAIHKDQVLLTIDTSGSGLNRRGYRLAQGEAPIKETLAAAMIRLANWNGNTPLIDPFCGSGTIAIEACLIAQNIAPGFNRSFVSESWDIMPDGLYDQLRDEADQQADYDKEVEVYSYDIDPEMIEIAKRNADEVGLGEMIHFEVKDVNTLDIHTDQPIALIGNPPYGERIGDRDEVEEMYRYLGKLMKEHPNLSEYILTSNKEFEFLTQRKATKRRKLFNGYIECTYYQYWANKK, from the coding sequence ATGTATCAATTATTAGCTGTCTGCCCAATGGGTTTAGAATCAGTTGTATCTAAAGAAGTGAATGAACTTGGTTATGATACAGAAGTTGAAAACGGCAGAATATTTTATGAAGGTGATGAAACAGCTATTGCTAAAAGTAATCTCTGGTTACGTACTTCCGATAGAGTTCGTCTAGTAATGGGGCGCTTTAAAGCAACTGAATTTGATTCACTGTTTGAACAAACTAAAAGTATACCTTGGGAAACAATTATCCCTGTAGACGGCAATTTTCCTGTACAAGGACGTAGTGTCAAATCTACTTTGCATAGCGTTCCAGACGTGCAAGCAATTGTTAAAAAAGCAATTGTAGAACGCTTGAAAGATGCATATTCACACAAAGGATGGTTAGACGAAACAGGTGCTAAATATCCAGTGGAAGTCGCAATTCACAAAGATCAAGTGTTATTAACTATTGATACTTCAGGTTCAGGATTGAATAGACGCGGCTATCGTTTAGCGCAAGGTGAGGCACCAATTAAAGAAACCTTAGCAGCAGCTATGATTCGTTTGGCTAACTGGAACGGCAATACGCCATTAATTGACCCGTTTTGCGGTTCAGGTACAATTGCAATCGAAGCATGTTTGATTGCTCAGAACATTGCGCCTGGCTTTAACCGAAGCTTTGTCTCAGAATCATGGGACATCATGCCAGATGGTTTATATGACCAATTACGCGATGAAGCAGATCAACAAGCTGATTACGACAAAGAAGTAGAAGTTTATTCTTATGATATCGATCCTGAGATGATTGAAATCGCAAAGCGTAATGCAGATGAAGTCGGTTTAGGTGAAATGATTCATTTCGAAGTAAAAGATGTCAATACTTTAGACATCCATACCGATCAACCTATTGCTTTAATTGGTAACCCGCCATACGGTGAACGTATTGGTGATCGTGATGAGGTTGAAGAAATGTATCGCTATCTTGGAAAGTTAATGAAAGAACATCCCAACTTATCTGAATATATTTTAACAAGCAACAAAGAGTTTGAATTTTTAACTCAGCGTAAAGCAACAAAACGCAGAAAATTATTCAATGGCTATATTGAATGTACTTACTATCAATATTGGGCAAATAAAAAATAA